In one window of Methanoculleus chikugoensis DNA:
- the cgi121 gene encoding KEOPS complex subunit Cgi121, giving the protein MTERELPCEIYRAVFTVDDNAAFLQEIRTIADEFETHIILFDADRLAGRDHVEAALRHARRSWAGGEPIANSLEMEALLYAAGTRQCQVASSFGIHPGENRSYVAVCPPAPGVRDRLAGLVRFVDDDWEEIDPAKRALLAELFAITPEEVAVVGEERFRELVLERVALLDVYR; this is encoded by the coding sequence ATGACAGAAAGAGAGTTACCATGCGAGATCTACCGGGCGGTCTTCACGGTCGACGACAACGCCGCCTTTCTCCAGGAGATCCGAACAATCGCCGACGAGTTTGAGACCCACATCATCCTCTTCGACGCCGACCGTCTGGCCGGACGGGATCATGTCGAGGCGGCGCTCCGGCACGCCCGGCGGTCCTGGGCCGGCGGCGAGCCGATCGCGAACTCGCTTGAGATGGAGGCGCTCCTCTACGCCGCGGGAACCCGGCAGTGCCAGGTGGCCTCGTCGTTCGGGATTCACCCGGGCGAGAACCGCTCATACGTCGCCGTCTGCCCGCCGGCGCCCGGCGTCCGGGACCGGCTGGCCGGCCTTGTCCGGTTCGTCGACGATGACTGGGAGGAGATCGATCCCGCGAAGCGGGCGCTTCTTGCGGAACTCTTCGCGATCACCCCCGAGGAGGTTGCCGTGGTCGGCGAGGAGCGGTTCCGCGAACTCGTTCTCGAACGGGTGGCGCTCCTCGACGTCTACCGCTGA
- a CDS encoding MogA/MoaB family molybdenum cofactor biosynthesis protein produces MDSSHHKQLTVTGAVITVSSTRKPETDASGKALTDLLAAAEIEVTHYAIVPDDRERIRAEVRAALSRATCVIVTGGTGLTADDVTIEAVAPLLEKTIDGFGELFRLKSYEEIGTAAILSRAIAGVVGGRAIFCIPGSTKAVTLAANEIIIPEIRHILTHAGAGQR; encoded by the coding sequence ATGGACAGCAGCCATCATAAACAGCTCACCGTGACCGGTGCCGTCATCACCGTCTCCTCGACCCGGAAACCCGAGACCGACGCCAGCGGGAAGGCGCTCACCGACCTCCTAGCGGCCGCAGAGATCGAGGTGACTCACTACGCGATCGTTCCCGACGACCGGGAACGGATCCGCGCCGAGGTCCGCGCGGCGCTTTCGCGTGCAACCTGTGTCATCGTTACCGGGGGCACCGGGCTCACCGCCGACGACGTGACCATCGAAGCCGTCGCGCCGCTCCTTGAAAAGACGATCGATGGATTCGGGGAACTCTTCCGGCTGAAGAGTTACGAAGAGATCGGGACGGCCGCGATCCTCTCGCGGGCGATCGCCGGGGTCGTCGGCGGCCGTGCGATCTTCTGCATCCCGGGATCGACGAAGGCGGTCACCCTCGCCGCAAACGAGATCATCATCCCCGAGATCCGGCACATCCTGACCCACGCCGGGGCCGGTCAGCGGTAG